One part of the Primulina eburnea isolate SZY01 unplaced genomic scaffold, ASM2296580v1 ctg328_ERROPOS900000+, whole genome shotgun sequence genome encodes these proteins:
- the LOC140820957 gene encoding uncharacterized protein, with translation MSAADIHLHLKEIYGVQTHLERHATVKELMTTRLRDVTSVHEHGVKMIGFVGKLMGLDVVIPSELSTDILLLALPSSFNGFVVNFNMNKLEATLEELVNILTTYEATIKKEKLVLLVGSSSCTKKEPKIEGLYRII, from the coding sequence atgagtgctgctgacattcacctTCATCTGAAAGAGATCTATGGTGTACAAACTCACTTAGAGAGACATGCTACTGTtaaagaactcatgactacacgccTGCGAGATGTGACTTcagtccatgagcatggtgttaaGATGATTGGTTTCGTTGGAAAGTTGATGGGACTCGACGTGGTTATTCCTAGTGAGTTATCGACTGATATTCTCTTGTTGGCACTGCCTTCGTCGTTCAATGGATTTGTGGTAAAttttaatatgaacaagcttgaggccacccttgaagagttggtcaatatACTCACTACTTATGAGGCCACAATCAAGAAAGAAAAGCTTGTTCTTCTAGTGGGCTCTTCGTCCTGTACGAAAAAGGAGCCTAAAATAGAGGGATTATATCGAATCATCTAA
- the LOC140820963 gene encoding geranylgeranyl pyrophosphate synthase, chloroplastic-like: protein MRSLNLVDPLVQSGSILKRPLPCGSLIGLVYNPRIVCKPDFSKSREAISSLSVSAIVTEQEAKVWTLEEESPFDFKAYVLEKANFVNKALDEAVSVKNPVVIHDSMRYSLLAGGKRVRPMLCIAACQVVGGQQSAAVPAACAVEMIHTMTLIHDDLPCMDNDDLRRGKPTNHKVFGEDVAVLAGDSLLAFAFEFLATGTIGVAPDRVLAVIGELAKSIGTEGLVAGQVVDLSCTGNTSVGLDTLEFIHLHKTAALLEASVVLGAILGGGNDVEVEKLRIFARKIGLLFQVVDDILDVTKSSAELGKTAGKDLATDKTTYPKLLGLEKAREFALKLNEEAKEQLVGFDPCKAAPLVALADYIAYRQN from the exons atgAGATCTTTAAATCTTGTGGATCCATTGGTTCAATCTGGCTCGATTTTGAAGAGACCATTGCCGTGTGGATCCTTAATTGGACTCGTTTACAATCCCAGAATCGTTTGCAAGCCCGATTTTTCCAAATCGAGGGAGGCCATTTCTTCTTTGAGCGTGTCCGCTATTGTTACGGAACAGGAAGCAAAAGTCTGGACCTTGGAAGAGGAATCCCCTTTCGATTTCAAAGCTTACGTTTTAGAAAAGGCCAATTTTGTGAACAAAGCTTTAGACGAGGCGGTCTCGGTGAAGAATCCGGTGGTGATTCACGATTCGATGAGGTACTCTTTGTTGGCTGGTGGAAAAAGGGTCCGCCCTATGTTGTGCATTGCCGCCTGTCAGGTTGTCGGCGGCCAGCAGTCCGCCGCTGTGCCCGCTGCCTGCGCGGTGGAGATGATTCACACTATGACCCTTATTCATGATGATTTGCCGTGTATGGACAATGACGACCTCCGCCGTGGAAAGCCCACTAATCACAAAGTGTTCGGCGAGGATGTGGCCGTTTTGGCCG GCGATTCGTTGCTGGCCTTTGCATTTGAATTTCTGGCGACTGGCACTATCGGAGTGGCCCCGGACAGGGTTTTGGCGGTTATTGGGGAATTAGCAAAGTCAATTGGGACGGAGGGGCTGGTGGCAGGGCAGGTGGTGGATCTGAGCTGCACGGGGAACACAAGTGTAGGATTGGATACTTTAGAGTTCATACACTTACATAAAACTGCTGCATTACTCGAGGCTTCTGTGGTTTTGGGAGCAATTTTGGGCGGAGGGAATGACGTTGAAGTTGAGAAATTAAGGATATTTGCTAGGAAAATAGGGCTGCTGTTTCAGGTGGTGGATGATATATTAGATGTTACAAAATCATCAGCTGAGCTGGGGAAAACTGCTGGTAAAGATTTGGCGACGGATAAAACGACGTATCCGAAGTTACTTGGATTGGAAAAGGCTAGGGAGTTTGCTCTGAAGTTGAATGAGGAGGCTAAGGAGCAGCTGGTTGGTTTTGATCCCTGTAAGGCGGCACCGCTGGTTGCGTTGGCTGATTACATTGCTTATAGGCAGAACTAG